TGCCATCTGAGCTAAAGGAATTTGATGAAAAATTATTGAATCTCGTATATGAACATTATAAATGGGTTAAAAAAGAAAAAAATAAGCCCCTTTCTTTAGAAAGGATTAAGGAATAAAAAATTTACTACAAAAGGACTTCTTAGAGGAGCTTAAATAAATACAAATCTTTTTAGAAGTTTTTGTAGCAAGAATATTTTCCCAAAGAGAGAATAGCCCCCATTCAGTAATTTGGAAAAATTCCTCTCTTATTGGGGGCTATTCTATTGATAAAAAGAGCAGTTAATTAGGTAAGGTCTTTTAGAATAATATTCACAATCTTTTCTACTTCATCCTCACTAAAATCCAAAGTAGGAATCTTTTTAATTCCTAATTCTGTTAAAGTGTAATCAAAATCAATTTTTATACCATTCTTTTCCATAATCTTTGTTACACATTTATTAGCACATCCATTTATAACTATAACTCTTCTTGCCTTCTTGCCTACATTTATATGGGGCTCCGAACCTGCGGCAACAGCACTGGTACAACACATACGGGCAGGTCCACTCATATTTGTTAGTCTAACTCCTACTTCATGCCCAATTTGTCCAACACTGGCAGCCCCATCACATACAAAAATAATATCTAACTTTTCTGGTTCCTTTGTACAAAC
This region of Dictyoglomus sp. NZ13-RE01 genomic DNA includes:
- a CDS encoding zinc-binding protein — translated: MSEEVTPKEGANLLPVCTKEPEKLDIIFVCDGAASVGQIGHEVGVRLTNMSGPARMCCTSAVAAGSEPHINVGKKARRVIVINGCANKCVTKIMEKNGIKIDFDYTLTELGIKKIPTLDFSEDEVEKIVNIILKDLT